From the genome of Brevundimonas sp. NIBR11:
GGGGCCGTCGAGGCCATTGGTGCGGGCGGTCCAGGCGTCGAGAATGGGCTGGAAGCCCAGGCTCTCCCACCGGTCCATCCAGACGGCGAAGGCCTCGGCCAGCCCGGTCGCGGCGGCGTCGATGGAGGGCGGATAGGCGATGTCGGAGCGCAGATGGGCGGCGAGGCTGGTCGCCGGACGCTCGGTTCCCTCCGGTGCATGGGCGAGATTCACGCCGATGCCGACGGCCAGCCAGAGCGCCCCGTTCGAATGGACGCCGGACTCGATCAGGATGCCCGAGGCCTTCTCGCCCGCCAGCATCACGTCGTTGGGCCATTTGATGCTGACCGCCCCCGGCGCGGCGAAGGCGGCCAGCAGGTCGGCGACGGCGAGCGCGGCGACGAAGGTCACCTGCGCCGCCTCGACCGGAGATTTTTGGGTCAGATGGAGCAGGGTGGAAAACAGATTTCCCCCTTCACTTTCCCAATTTCGCCCGCGCCGACCGCGCCCTGCGGACTGGCGGCGCGCGACGATCCACTG
Proteins encoded in this window:
- a CDS encoding biotin--[acetyl-CoA-carboxylase] ligase — protein: MVPPIHLLDETDSTNAEARRRAEGGDVASQWIVARRQSAGRGRRGRNWESEGGNLFSTLLHLTQKSPVEAAQVTFVAALAVADLLAAFAAPGAVSIKWPNDVMLAGEKASGILIESGVHSNGALWLAVGIGVNLAHAPEGTERPATSLAAHLRSDIAYPPSIDAAATGLAEAFAVWMDRWESLGFQPILDAWTARTNGLDGPCVARLGHETVEGTAEGVAPDGALRLRTADGALRLISAGDVFFGSDAHGRAA